In the Salvia splendens isolate huo1 chromosome 16, SspV2, whole genome shotgun sequence genome, CACGGTGATGACAGTGATGGGCGTCGGCAGAGCCAAGAACAAGTGCGCCTCTGTTGGCACTCAGGGCATCGCTTGGGCCTTCGGTGGCATGATCTTCGCTCTCGTCTACTGCACCGCTGGCATCTCAGGTCTCTCTCAGTATATATAGACTCTCTCTTCTAACAGACTAGTCTTTTGGGCTGAGTTTTCCTGTTTAGTCTGTATCAATCTGATGTTTGAATGGCAGGAGGGCACATCAATCCAGCTGTGACGTTCGGAATGTTCTTGGCGAGGAAGCTGTCGTTGACGCGGGCTGTGTTCTACATGGTGATGCAGTGTGTTGGAGCCATCTGTGGAGCTGGAGTGGTGAAGGTTTTCATGAAGGGGCCGTATGAGACGCTCAAAGGAGGTGCCAACATCGTCAGCCATGGCTACACCAAGGGTGATGGCCTTGGCGCTGAGATTGTCGGCACATTTGTGCTTGTCTACGCCGTCTTCTCTGCCACTGACGCCAAGAGAAATGCCAGAGACTCACATGTCCCTGTACGTATCTTCAATATACATCATCTCATCAAATTTTGGTATTggtattatatttatatattcataaaCATGTTGATCTAAAAAATCTGTTTTTGTACTATTACATATGTGGTTGAATGAGTACATGGTCATGTCAGTAGACGATTCAATTGTGCGCGCGCCTtgttaaatgaaatgtgatggTGCAGATCTTGGCTCCTCTCCCCATCGGGTTTGCTGTTTTCCTCGTTCATTTGGCAACCATCCCCATCACTGGAACCGGCATCAACCCAGCCCGGAGCCTTGGGGCCGCCATC is a window encoding:
- the LOC121770639 gene encoding aquaporin PIP1-3-like isoform X1 encodes the protein MAESKEEDVKVGASKFREKQPLGTAAQSDKDYKEASPAPLFEPGELKSWSFYRAGIAEFVATFLFLYITVMTVMGVGRAKNKCASVGTQGIAWAFGGMIFALVYCTAGISGGHINPAVTFGMFLARKLSLTRAVFYMVMQCVGAICGAGVVKVFMKGPYETLKGGANIVSHGYTKGDGLGAEIVGTFVLVYAVFSATDAKRNARDSHVPILAPLPIGFAVFLVHLATIPITGTGINPARSLGAAIIYNRDHAWDDHWIFWVGPFIGAALAAVYHQIVIRAIPFKSRA
- the LOC121770639 gene encoding probable aquaporin PIP-type pTOM75 isoform X2, whose protein sequence is MAESKEEDVKVGASKFREKQPLGTAAQSDKDYKEASPAPLFEPGELKSWSFYRAGIAEFVATFLFLYITVMTVMGVGRAKNKCASVGTQGIAWAFGGMIFALVYCTAGISGGHINPAVTFGMFLARKLSLTRAVFYMVMQCVGAICGAGVVKVFMKGPYETLKGGANIVSHGYTKGDGLGAEIVGTFVLVYAVFSATDAKRNARDSHVPILAPLPIGFAVFLVHLATIPITGTGINPARSLGAAIIYNRDHAWDDHVTNSC